A single region of the Aeromicrobium chenweiae genome encodes:
- the tuf gene encoding elongation factor Tu — MAKAKFERTKPHMNIGTIGHIDHGKTTLTAAITKVLHDKYPDLNEASAFDQIDKAPEERQRGITISISHVEYQTENRHYAHVDCPGHADYVKNMITGAAQMDGAILVVAATDGPMPQTREHVLLARQVGVPAMVVALNKCDMVDDEEILELVEMEVRELLSDQDFDGDNVPVVRVAAVPALAGDEKWGESVLELMQAVDDYIPMPPRETDKPFLMPVEDVFTITGRGTVITGRIERGVIKVNETVDIVGIRETKQTTTVTGIEMFRKLLDEGQAGENVGLLLRGTKREDVERGMVIIAPGSTTPHTEFEGQVYILSKEEGGRHTPFFNNYRPQFYFRTTDVTGVVTLPEGTEMVMPGDNTEMSVQLIQPIAMEEGLRFAIREGGRTVGAGRVTKINK, encoded by the coding sequence GTGGCTAAGGCGAAGTTCGAGCGGACCAAGCCGCACATGAACATCGGCACCATCGGTCACATCGACCACGGTAAGACGACTCTTACCGCGGCGATCACCAAGGTGCTGCACGACAAGTACCCCGATCTGAACGAGGCTTCGGCCTTCGATCAGATCGACAAGGCCCCGGAAGAGCGCCAGCGCGGCATCACGATCTCCATCTCGCACGTCGAGTACCAGACCGAGAACCGCCACTACGCGCACGTCGACTGCCCGGGCCACGCGGACTACGTCAAGAACATGATCACCGGTGCGGCTCAGATGGATGGCGCGATCCTCGTGGTCGCCGCCACCGACGGACCCATGCCCCAGACGCGCGAGCACGTGCTGCTCGCTCGCCAGGTCGGCGTGCCCGCGATGGTCGTCGCGCTCAACAAGTGCGACATGGTCGATGACGAAGAGATCCTCGAGCTTGTCGAGATGGAGGTCCGGGAGCTGCTCAGCGACCAGGACTTCGACGGCGACAACGTCCCGGTCGTCCGGGTCGCCGCCGTTCCGGCTCTGGCCGGCGACGAGAAGTGGGGCGAGTCGGTCCTGGAGCTCATGCAGGCCGTCGACGACTACATCCCGATGCCCCCGCGTGAGACGGACAAGCCGTTCCTCATGCCCGTCGAGGACGTCTTCACGATCACCGGTCGTGGAACCGTCATCACCGGTCGTATCGAGCGTGGCGTCATCAAGGTCAACGAGACCGTCGACATCGTCGGCATCCGTGAGACCAAGCAGACCACGACGGTCACCGGCATCGAGATGTTCCGCAAGCTGCTCGACGAGGGACAGGCCGGCGAGAACGTCGGACTGCTCCTGCGTGGTACCAAGCGCGAGGACGTCGAGCGCGGCATGGTCATCATCGCTCCCGGTTCCACGACTCCCCACACGGAGTTCGAGGGCCAGGTCTACATCCTGTCGAAGGAGGAGGGCGGCCGTCACACGCCGTTCTTCAACAACTACCGTCCGCAGTTCTACTTCCGCACCACGGACGTCACCGGCGTCGTCACGCTGCCCGAGGGCACCGAGATGGTCATGCCCGGCGACAACACCGAGATGAGCGTTCAGCTGATCCAGCCGATCGCCATGGAGGAAGGCCTGCGCTTCGCCATCCGCGAGGGTGGCCGCACGGTCGGCGCAGGTCGCGTCACGAAGATCAACAAGTGA
- the rpmC gene encoding 50S ribosomal protein L29, translating into MAAVTTAAELRAVSVDDLAEKLAEAKEELFNLRFQNATGQLDNTARLRAVRKDIARIYTVMRERELGIVESSSAEVSEA; encoded by the coding sequence ATGGCAGCCGTGACCACCGCCGCCGAGCTGCGCGCCGTGAGCGTCGACGACCTGGCCGAGAAGCTGGCCGAGGCGAAGGAAGAGCTGTTCAACCTGCGCTTCCAGAACGCGACCGGCCAGCTCGACAACACTGCCCGACTGCGGGCAGTGCGCAAGGACATCGCCCGGATCTACACCGTGATGCGCGAGCGCGAACTCGGCATCGTCGAGTCGTCGTCCGCCGAGGTGTCCGAGGCATGA
- the rplC gene encoding 50S ribosomal protein L3 has product MSDTSTATTRGLLGRKLGMTQVWDADNKIIPVTVIAADTNVVTQIRTREADGYSAVQVGFGEIDGRKVNKPVAGHFAKAGVTPRRHVVEIRTEAVADFTLGQEISPEIFAAGDVVDVTATSKGKGFAGVMKRHGFAGVGASHGAHRNHRKPGSIGGCATPGRVFKGLRMAGHMGAEQVTTQNLKVHAVDIDKGVILIKGAVPGPKGALVVIRSAVKGA; this is encoded by the coding sequence ATGAGCGACACCAGCACTGCCACCACGCGCGGCCTCCTCGGCCGCAAGCTCGGCATGACCCAGGTCTGGGATGCCGACAACAAGATCATTCCCGTCACCGTGATCGCCGCCGACACCAACGTCGTCACGCAGATCCGTACGCGTGAGGCCGACGGCTACTCCGCCGTCCAGGTCGGCTTCGGCGAGATCGACGGCCGCAAGGTCAACAAGCCGGTCGCCGGCCACTTCGCGAAGGCCGGCGTCACGCCGCGTCGCCACGTGGTCGAGATCCGCACCGAGGCCGTTGCCGACTTCACGCTGGGCCAGGAGATCTCCCCGGAGATCTTCGCCGCCGGAGACGTCGTCGACGTCACCGCGACCAGCAAGGGCAAGGGCTTCGCGGGCGTCATGAAGCGTCACGGCTTCGCCGGCGTGGGCGCCTCGCACGGCGCGCACCGCAACCACCGCAAGCCCGGCTCGATCGGTGGCTGCGCCACCCCGGGTCGCGTCTTCAAGGGTCTGCGCATGGCCGGCCACATGGGTGCCGAGCAGGTCACCACCCAGAACCTCAAGGTCCACGCGGTCGACATCGACAAGGGCGTCATCCTCATCAAGGGCGCCGTTCCCGGCCCCAAGGGTGCCCTCGTCGTCATCCGCTCTGCAGTGAAGGGAGCCTGA
- the rpsC gene encoding 30S ribosomal protein S3, whose protein sequence is MGQKINPHGFRLGISTDHKSRWYADKLYKSYVGEDVQIRRMLTKGMDRAGISRVEIERTRDRVRVDIHTARPGIVIGRRGAEADRIRGDLEKLTGKQVQLNILEVKNPEMDAQLVAQGVAEQLSGRVQFRRAMRKAMQSTMRSGAKGIRIQCSGRLGGAEMSRSEFYREGRVPLHTLRADVDYGFYEAKTTFGRIGVKVWIYKGEVAGTRAEREAEAAKRAAAPGSNRRPARGGAAGGARRPERPARDEAAPATDAAPTQAPAEAVAATPAGEGS, encoded by the coding sequence GTGGGACAGAAAATCAACCCGCACGGGTTCCGACTGGGCATCTCGACGGATCACAAGAGCCGTTGGTACGCCGACAAGCTCTACAAGAGCTACGTCGGAGAAGACGTGCAGATCCGTCGGATGCTCACCAAGGGCATGGACCGCGCCGGCATCAGCCGTGTCGAGATCGAGCGCACGCGTGACCGCGTCCGCGTCGACATCCACACCGCTCGTCCCGGCATCGTCATCGGCCGCCGTGGCGCCGAGGCCGACCGCATCCGCGGCGACCTCGAGAAGCTCACGGGCAAGCAGGTGCAGCTGAACATCCTCGAGGTCAAGAACCCCGAGATGGACGCGCAGCTGGTCGCCCAGGGCGTCGCCGAGCAGCTCTCGGGCCGCGTCCAGTTCCGTCGTGCCATGCGCAAGGCGATGCAGTCGACGATGCGCTCGGGTGCCAAGGGCATCCGTATCCAGTGCTCGGGCCGCCTCGGTGGCGCCGAGATGTCGCGCTCGGAGTTCTACCGCGAGGGCCGCGTGCCCCTGCACACGCTCCGTGCTGACGTCGACTACGGCTTCTACGAGGCCAAGACGACCTTCGGCCGCATCGGCGTGAAGGTCTGGATCTACAAGGGCGAGGTTGCGGGCACCCGCGCCGAGCGCGAGGCAGAGGCTGCCAAGCGTGCCGCCGCTCCCGGCAGCAACCGTCGTCCCGCCCGCGGCGGAGCCGCTGGTGGCGCGCGTCGTCCCGAGCGTCCCGCTCGCGACGAGGCCGCTCCGGCGACCGACGCCGCTCCGACCCAGGCGCCGGCCGAGGCTGTCGCCGCTACTCCTGCAGGGGAGGGTTCCTGA
- the rplB gene encoding 50S ribosomal protein L2, with product MAIRKYKPTTPGRRGSSVADFAEITRTTPEKSLVEPLPKKGGRNNQGRITTRHQGGGHKRAYRIIDFRRYDKDGVPAKVAHIEYDPNRTARIALLHYADGEKRYIIAPDGIAQGQAIEAGAAADIKVGNNLPLRNIPVGTQIHAVELRPGGGAKMGRSAGVRVQLVAKEGNKAQLRLPSGEMRYVDVRCRATIGEVGNAEQSNINWGKAGRNRWKGKRPTVRGVAMNPVDHPHGGGEGKTSGGRHPVSPWGKPEGRTRKRKASDSQIVRRRKSGR from the coding sequence ATGGCTATTCGCAAATACAAGCCGACAACGCCGGGCCGTCGTGGCTCCAGCGTCGCTGACTTCGCTGAGATCACCCGCACGACGCCGGAGAAGTCCCTGGTGGAGCCGCTGCCCAAGAAGGGTGGCCGCAACAACCAGGGCCGGATCACGACTCGTCACCAGGGCGGTGGACACAAGCGTGCCTACCGCATCATCGACTTCCGTCGCTACGACAAGGACGGCGTCCCCGCGAAGGTCGCTCACATCGAGTACGACCCCAACCGCACGGCGCGCATCGCGCTCCTGCACTACGCGGACGGCGAGAAGCGCTACATCATCGCGCCTGACGGCATCGCGCAGGGCCAGGCCATCGAGGCCGGCGCTGCCGCCGACATCAAGGTGGGCAACAACCTGCCGCTGCGCAACATCCCCGTCGGCACGCAGATCCACGCTGTGGAGCTCCGTCCCGGTGGTGGCGCGAAGATGGGCCGCTCGGCCGGTGTCCGCGTGCAGCTCGTCGCCAAGGAGGGCAACAAGGCTCAGCTGCGTCTGCCCTCGGGCGAGATGCGCTACGTCGACGTCCGCTGCCGCGCGACGATCGGCGAGGTCGGCAACGCCGAGCAGTCGAACATCAACTGGGGCAAGGCTGGCCGCAACCGCTGGAAGGGCAAGCGCCCGACCGTCCGTGGTGTCGCCATGAACCCGGTCGACCACCCGCACGGTGGTGGTGAGGGCAAGACGTCCGGTGGACGTCACCCGGTCTCCCCGTGGGGCAAGCCGGAAGGCCGTACGCGCAAGCGCAAGGCCAGCGACTCCCAGATCGTCCGCCGCCGCAAGTCCGGCCGCTGA
- a CDS encoding YeeE/YedE family protein: MTTLLGPAPTCALPPPQEQAPPVQRGPLAGVALVSALLLVVVGTQHGAKFAVLLALGLGLGIALFHARFGFTSGWRQLVAVGNGAGVRAHALLLGTAATLCMILLASGTGLFGSTPQPAAGSIGVALLLGSFLFGLGMQLGGACASGTLFAVGSGQSSVLVTLVGFIVGSVLYTWQFDLVDDLPTWDPVLLQDHLGYGGAWAVTIVALLAIVAGSRAYQARRNPPPTGRPPTAQGIARVWRGSWPMLVGAVVLAVLAAGVLLVSGGIWGVTSAFALWGAKLLQLVGLHPEGWAFWQQPVMSDQLAGSVLADKNSLTNIGIILGAAVAATLAGVWSFRHRFNGKEVAAAFIGGILLGIGARLASGCNIGAYLGGISTGSLSGWIWGLVALAGTWVGLKLRPLFGLAVPRSDDSVC; encoded by the coding sequence ATGACCACCCTCCTCGGCCCCGCCCCCACCTGCGCCCTCCCGCCGCCGCAGGAGCAGGCTCCCCCGGTCCAGCGCGGACCGCTCGCCGGCGTCGCCCTCGTCTCGGCGCTGCTGCTCGTCGTCGTCGGCACCCAGCACGGCGCGAAGTTCGCGGTGCTGCTCGCCCTGGGCCTCGGCCTCGGAATCGCCCTGTTCCACGCGCGGTTCGGCTTCACCTCCGGATGGCGACAGCTCGTGGCGGTCGGCAATGGCGCGGGTGTGCGTGCGCACGCGCTGCTGCTCGGCACGGCCGCGACGCTGTGCATGATCCTGCTCGCGTCCGGCACGGGCCTGTTCGGCTCGACGCCGCAGCCGGCGGCCGGCTCGATCGGGGTCGCCCTCCTGCTCGGCTCGTTCCTGTTCGGCCTCGGCATGCAGCTCGGTGGCGCGTGCGCCTCCGGGACGCTCTTCGCGGTCGGCTCCGGGCAGTCCAGCGTCCTCGTGACGCTGGTGGGCTTCATCGTCGGCTCGGTGCTCTACACCTGGCAGTTCGACCTGGTGGACGACCTGCCCACCTGGGACCCTGTGCTCCTGCAGGACCACCTCGGCTACGGCGGTGCGTGGGCCGTCACGATCGTCGCGCTGCTCGCGATCGTCGCGGGCAGCCGCGCCTACCAGGCCCGGCGGAACCCCCCGCCCACCGGACGCCCGCCCACCGCGCAGGGCATCGCCCGGGTGTGGCGCGGCTCGTGGCCCATGCTGGTCGGGGCCGTCGTCCTCGCCGTGCTGGCCGCGGGTGTGCTGCTCGTGTCGGGTGGCATCTGGGGCGTCACGAGCGCGTTCGCCCTGTGGGGCGCCAAGCTGCTGCAGCTCGTCGGGCTGCACCCCGAGGGCTGGGCGTTCTGGCAGCAGCCCGTGATGTCGGACCAGCTGGCCGGATCGGTCCTCGCGGACAAGAACTCGCTCACCAACATCGGCATCATCCTCGGTGCCGCCGTCGCAGCGACGCTCGCGGGCGTGTGGTCGTTCCGCCACCGGTTCAACGGCAAGGAGGTCGCCGCAGCGTTCATCGGCGGCATCCTGCTGGGCATCGGCGCCCGGCTCGCCTCGGGCTGCAACATCGGCGCCTACCTCGGCGGCATCTCCACCGGCAGCCTCTCGGGCTGGATCTGGGGCCTGGTGGCGCTCGCGGGCACGTGGGTCGGCCTGAAGCTGCGTCCGCTCTTCGGGCTCGCGGTGCCGCGCTCGGACGACAGCGTCTGCTGA
- the rpsS gene encoding 30S ribosomal protein S19: MPRSLKKGPFVDGHLEKKVDAQNAADTHTVIKTWSRRSMILPSFIGHTIAVHDGRKHVPVFITDSMVGHKLGEFAPTRTFRGHEKDDRKAKRR; this comes from the coding sequence ATGCCACGTAGTTTGAAGAAGGGCCCGTTCGTCGACGGGCACCTCGAGAAGAAGGTCGACGCGCAGAACGCCGCCGACACCCACACCGTGATCAAGACCTGGTCGCGCCGCTCGATGATCCTGCCGTCCTTCATCGGACACACGATCGCCGTGCACGACGGCCGCAAGCACGTGCCCGTGTTCATCACGGACTCGATGGTGGGTCACAAGCTGGGCGAGTTCGCCCCGACCCGCACGTTCCGCGGACACGAGAAGGACGACCGGAAGGCGAAGAGGCGATGA
- the rplW gene encoding 50S ribosomal protein L23, giving the protein MSTIYKDHRDVLIAPVVSEKSYGLLDDNKYTFVVHPDANKTEIKIAVEKIFGVKVTSVNTLNRKGKTRRTKSGLGKRKDTKRAIVSVAAGQSIDIFSTPSA; this is encoded by the coding sequence GTGAGCACGATCTACAAGGACCACCGCGACGTTCTGATCGCGCCGGTCGTCAGCGAGAAGAGCTACGGCCTCCTCGACGACAACAAGTACACGTTCGTGGTGCACCCCGACGCCAACAAGACGGAGATCAAGATCGCCGTCGAGAAGATCTTCGGCGTCAAGGTCACTTCCGTCAACACGCTCAACCGCAAGGGCAAGACTCGTCGCACGAAGTCGGGCCTGGGCAAGCGCAAGGACACGAAGCGAGCAATCGTGAGTGTCGCCGCCGGTCAGAGCATCGACATCTTCTCGACGCCGAGCGCCTGA
- the rpsJ gene encoding 30S ribosomal protein S10 has translation MAGQKIRIRLKAYDHEVIDTSARKIVDTVTRTGAKVAGPVPLPTEKNVFCVIRSPHKYKDSREHFEMRTHKRLIDIIDPTPKTVDSLMRLDLPAGVDIEIKL, from the coding sequence ATGGCGGGACAAAAAATCCGTATCCGGCTCAAGGCCTACGACCACGAGGTCATTGACACGTCGGCACGCAAGATCGTCGACACGGTGACGCGCACGGGCGCCAAGGTCGCAGGACCGGTGCCGTTGCCCACCGAGAAGAACGTTTTCTGCGTGATCCGTTCGCCGCACAAGTACAAGGACAGCCGCGAGCACTTCGAGATGCGCACCCACAAGCGCCTCATCGACATCATTGACCCGACGCCCAAGACAGTCGACTCGCTCATGCGTCTCGACCTGCCTGCCGGTGTCGACATCGAGATCAAGCTCTGA
- the rplV gene encoding 50S ribosomal protein L22 gives MSAATRDSVSARRERLLGDEPGAFAVARFVRVTAQKSRRIGDLIRGESVDNALATLQFAPQAVAEVFYKLVDSAAANAETTEGLDRSSLIITTVHVDEGPTMKRWRPRAKGAANRILKRSSHLTVVVQPADFVEGKRLAAATKNSKKKGGAR, from the coding sequence ATGAGTGCAGCTACCCGTGACAGCGTGAGCGCACGGCGCGAGCGGCTGCTGGGCGACGAGCCCGGCGCGTTCGCCGTGGCCCGCTTCGTGCGCGTCACTGCCCAGAAGTCGCGCCGCATCGGCGACCTGATCCGTGGCGAGTCCGTGGACAACGCCCTGGCGACCCTGCAGTTCGCTCCGCAGGCCGTTGCCGAGGTGTTCTACAAGCTCGTCGACAGCGCCGCTGCGAACGCCGAGACCACCGAGGGCCTCGACCGGTCCTCGCTGATCATCACCACGGTCCACGTGGACGAGGGCCCGACGATGAAGCGCTGGCGTCCCCGCGCCAAGGGTGCGGCCAACCGCATCCTGAAGCGCAGCAGCCACCTGACGGTGGTCGTCCAGCCGGCCGACTTCGTCGAGGGCAAGCGCCTCGCCGCGGCCACCAAAAACTCCAAGAAGAAGGGCGGGGCCCGATAG
- the rplP gene encoding 50S ribosomal protein L16, whose amino-acid sequence MLMPRRVKYRKQHHPARRGAAKGGTELAFGDYGIQCVTAAYVTNRQIESARIAMTRHIKRGGKVWINIYPDRPLTKKPAETRMGSGKGSPEWWVANVKPGRVMFELSGVDEKTAREAMRRAIHKLPMKARFITRETGEL is encoded by the coding sequence ATGTTGATGCCCCGTAGGGTCAAGTACCGCAAGCAGCACCACCCCGCCCGCCGCGGCGCCGCCAAGGGCGGAACCGAGCTGGCGTTCGGTGACTACGGCATCCAGTGCGTGACCGCCGCCTACGTGACGAACCGTCAGATCGAGTCCGCTCGTATCGCCATGACGCGTCACATCAAGCGTGGCGGCAAGGTGTGGATCAACATCTACCCCGACCGCCCGCTGACCAAGAAGCCCGCCGAGACCCGCATGGGTTCCGGCAAGGGATCGCCCGAGTGGTGGGTCGCCAACGTCAAGCCCGGACGCGTCATGTTCGAGCTGTCCGGTGTCGACGAGAAGACGGCTCGCGAGGCCATGCGCCGCGCGATCCACAAGCTTCCCATGAAGGCCCGTTTCATCACCCGAGAGACAGGTGAGCTGTGA
- the rplD gene encoding 50S ribosomal protein L4, translating into MALDLPKGSIDAQLPVDIFDVQTNIPLIHQVVVAQLAAARQGTHSTKTRGEVSGGGKKPYRQKGTGRARQGSIRAPQYNGGGTVHGPTPRSYDQRTPKKMKAAALRGALSDRARTGRLHVVESIVGGDAPSTKAAIATLRGLTPRPRVLIVVDRADTVTALSLRNVDNTVILTFDQLNTYDVLKADDLVFTQTAFDAFVAARSAEGSDTVALSELATEVSGKDAAPAPKKAAAKKAPAKKAAAAEAPAADAAEGSTVAANATATQPYGPGSKAPLKSGNAPKGHEVKGAEGHFHTADDAGYDDVVAEVWFDSAETAEAAGFTKAGDDK; encoded by the coding sequence ATGGCACTCGATCTTCCCAAGGGCAGCATTGATGCCCAGCTGCCCGTCGACATCTTCGACGTCCAGACCAACATCCCGCTGATCCACCAGGTCGTCGTCGCGCAGCTCGCTGCGGCGCGCCAGGGCACGCACAGCACCAAGACGCGCGGGGAGGTGTCCGGCGGTGGCAAGAAGCCCTACCGCCAGAAGGGCACCGGTCGCGCCCGTCAGGGCTCGATCCGCGCACCCCAGTACAACGGTGGTGGAACGGTCCACGGCCCGACGCCGCGTTCGTACGACCAGCGCACGCCCAAGAAGATGAAGGCTGCCGCTCTGCGTGGCGCCCTGTCCGACCGGGCCCGCACGGGTCGTCTGCACGTCGTCGAGAGCATCGTGGGCGGCGACGCGCCGTCCACGAAGGCCGCGATCGCCACGCTGCGTGGGCTCACCCCGCGCCCCCGCGTGCTGATCGTCGTCGACCGTGCCGACACCGTCACGGCTCTGAGCCTGCGCAACGTCGACAACACGGTCATCCTGACCTTCGACCAGCTCAACACGTACGACGTGCTGAAGGCTGACGACCTGGTCTTCACCCAGACCGCGTTCGACGCGTTCGTCGCGGCACGTTCCGCCGAGGGCAGCGACACCGTCGCCCTCAGCGAGCTGGCCACCGAGGTCTCGGGCAAGGACGCCGCACCGGCGCCCAAGAAGGCAGCCGCCAAGAAGGCTCCGGCCAAGAAGGCCGCTGCTGCTGAGGCTCCCGCTGCCGACGCGGCCGAGGGCAGCACCGTCGCGGCCAACGCCACGGCGACGCAGCCCTACGGTCCGGGCTCGAAGGCCCCCCTCAAGAGCGGCAACGCTCCCAAGGGCCACGAGGTCAAGGGCGCCGAGGGTCACTTCCACACGGCCGATGACGCGGGCTACGACGACGTCGTGGCCGAGGTCTGGTTCGACTCGGCCGAGACGGCTGAGGCTGCCGGCTTCACCAAGGCAGGAGACGACAAGTGA
- a CDS encoding cation diffusion facilitator family transporter: protein MGHDHAHGSGVQHRGRLATVLGLSLVVLVVEAVVAVVTGSLALLADAGHVLGDSFGIVMALAAITVAQRGGGPGSRRSFGYQRTEILAAGLNGLILIGLAAWVAVSAVRRFGDAPELDGSLVLVAGGIGLLANLVGLLLLRRGSENNLNVRGAYLEVVGDALGSVAVLVSAVIIVWTGWYAADAVASLVIAAMILPRAISLLRDVVEVLLESTPSDVDLVELRDHIVGTEGVKDVHDLHVWTITSGMPVMSAHVVVDDDVTGMDEAHAVLDRLRACLSSHFDVEHSTFQIEPAGHQDSEHHVHH, encoded by the coding sequence ATGGGACACGATCACGCGCACGGCTCAGGCGTGCAGCACCGCGGGCGTCTCGCCACGGTGCTCGGGCTGTCCCTCGTGGTGCTCGTCGTCGAGGCCGTCGTCGCCGTCGTGACCGGGAGCCTCGCGCTGCTCGCGGACGCGGGCCACGTGCTCGGCGACTCGTTCGGCATCGTCATGGCGCTCGCCGCCATCACCGTGGCCCAGCGCGGGGGAGGGCCGGGCTCGCGGCGGTCGTTCGGCTACCAGCGCACCGAGATCCTCGCCGCGGGACTCAACGGGCTCATCCTGATCGGGCTGGCGGCGTGGGTCGCGGTGAGCGCGGTACGCCGTTTCGGGGACGCCCCCGAGCTCGACGGCAGCCTGGTGCTCGTGGCCGGTGGGATCGGCCTGCTGGCCAACCTCGTCGGTCTGCTGCTGCTTCGCCGGGGCTCGGAGAACAACCTCAACGTCCGTGGCGCGTACCTCGAGGTCGTGGGCGACGCGCTCGGCTCGGTGGCGGTGCTCGTCTCAGCGGTGATCATCGTCTGGACCGGCTGGTACGCCGCCGATGCGGTCGCGTCCCTCGTGATCGCCGCGATGATCCTGCCCCGCGCGATCTCCCTGCTCAGGGACGTCGTCGAGGTCCTGCTGGAGTCGACACCCAGCGACGTCGACCTCGTCGAGCTGCGTGACCACATCGTCGGGACCGAGGGCGTCAAGGACGTCCACGACCTGCACGTCTGGACCATCACCTCGGGGATGCCGGTGATGAGCGCGCACGTGGTCGTGGACGACGACGTCACCGGGATGGACGAGGCGCACGCGGTGCTCGACCGGCTCCGCGCGTGCCTGTCGAGCCACTTCGACGTCGAGCACTCCACGTTCCAGATCGAGCCGGCCGGGCACCAGGACTCCGAGCACCACGTCCACCACTAG